Part of the Deltaproteobacteria bacterium genome is shown below.
CGGGAATTGCTCGGCCAAAACGTGAAAGACGTGGCCGCAGGCCGGGCAGGTCCGGTCTCCCGGCTTGTCGACCTCGACGCTCGAACCGCAGGCGGGGCAGGGCGAGTGCATCACGGACCCTCTAAGGCGATGGCGATTGACGCGCGGCCGTCTGCGCCTTTTGCATCAGCGACGTGGCGGCCTCAAACAGCATCTTCTTCGTATTCTCGTTGTCCGGGTAGACGGGAACGGTCGGAAAATCTCTGTCGAATCCGTCGAGTATCGAAATGGTCTGGCGGGGATTGTCGAGTCGGTCGAGATAGATGGCCGCGCGGTGCAGCCGGGCGTACGCCTGCGTCGCGGGCCGGTCTCCGCGTTCCTTGGCGACGGTTTCCATGTCCGACAGGATCAGGACGATCTTGTCGAATTGTTTCGACGTCTTCGTGTACAGATCGACGACGCGCACCACCGCGCGCGGCCCCGCCGCCTCGCCGCCGCGCGTCGTGCGGATGGGCAGATCGCCGAACCGCTCGACGATCTCGCGGTAGTCGCGCTCGGCGAGGGCGATGTCGTCCTGCGACCCGAATTCCCGAAAGTTCTTCTCGTGCAGTTTCGCCCGGATGAACCGGCCCTCGGCGAGGGCGAGCTGGCTCGTCGAGAGGCGAAGCGCCTCCTCCAGTTCGGCGAGCTTTTTCGCGAGACTCGCCGGCATCTCATCGAGGACGATTCCCAGGCGTTCCATCACCGCGGCGTCGATCGGCAGGAGGCCGGCCGCCGAGCCGACGTGGTCGCCGCGAAACTCGCCGAGCGCGAGGCGCAGGCTCATGATCGCGTCGTTGTAGAGCCCCGACACCGACTGCGCCTCGGCCATTTTGAGCAGAACAATGGCGCCGACCTGCCCGTAGTAGGTGTCCTTTTCGCTCACGAGGCCGACGTACGCGCCCGGACGTCGCGACGGAAGGCTGCGCAATTGCCCGATCGCGGCCTCCGGAGACTGAAAGTACCGCGAATACAGCATGGCCTGTTCCACGTCCGCCGTGGCGTGCATGTGGATCGGCTTGCCGCCCTCGTAACCGAACGGATGGTCCACGACCGAGTCGTGCCGATACGACTTGTAAATGAGACGCAGCGCCGCGAGCGCCGATGTGGGATCGCCGGCCTTGAGGCAGCTCAGATACGACTCCCACACCGCGAGCTTGCCCATTTGGTCCTGCGGAAATAGCGCGAAGACCGCGTGATAGAGTCCCGCGACCTCGCGCCAATCGGGCGTGGGCAGCGCGCGAAGTCGGGTGATCTCGTTCTGAAGCAGCTGCGCCTGCTGGCGGCGTTTCTGGAGCGTGACGTCGTCCGCCGACTCGGGCGTGGGTTCTTCGGAGATCTGCGCTCCGGCGCAAACCGGATACGCTCCGATGATGAGCGCGAAGAGCGCCGCGATGATCTTCGAAATCGGATTCATTGGCCGGGATGCGCCGGGTTTCGGCCGCCCGGCGGGCAGTTTTTCACGTATTCGAGCGCGCGGGCGTACTGCGCCTCGGCGATGTCGAGGTGATGCGTGGCCGATCGATAGCGCCGCGCGGCGACGTCCCTCACTGCCATCTCGTAGTGATCCGTCACGTCGGCCCATTCCACGGGGGCGCAACGGCGGAAAGACAACACGTCACCGGAGTGCGCCCACTCGCCCACGCGATGGAGCCTCGCGTCCGAATGAACGGACGCGCAGCCCGTCAAGGCGACGGAAACGACGAACGCGGCGAGGGCGCGAATCGTCAAGGCTCGTCCCCCTCCATTCGGTTTTCGACATCATCATCCCGTGGTGAGGATGGTTCGGGCGGCGGCGGACCGACGGGCTGATCGGTGCCGTATCGCTTCGCGACGAATAGAGCCGCATTCGCCTGACCCTCGGCGAACTGGGCGTAGCTTTGCGCCGCGTCGTGATCCGCCGCGCGCAGCCGCACATGCGCCTCGGCGAGCCAGTTCTCGGCGCTGCGAAACTCGCCCGGCGCGAGATAGTCGGCGTGCGCCTCACGCGCCATGGCGAGCGCCGCTTCGGCGTCGCGGATCGCCCGGTCGCTCGCGCACGCGGTCGCCAACATGCCGGCGACGATCAGGAGCACAATCGTTGCGGGAATACGACGCACGAACAGGTAATGGATTGTGGAAGTCATCTCGCCCGACAGACTGAATCGCGTCCTGTGCGAAGTCAATTCACCCGGACGCCAGTTCGGCCAACGCATCGTTCAGCTTCGCCGCCGTGCGCGGGCCGGGAGAGACGGTGCGCTCGTAGTGGTAGTTGTCGTCGTCGAAATACGGCGCGGGCATCAGGTAGCCGAGTTCGTCGTTGCACAGGCTGACGAGCATCGATCTTTCGCGGCCCGTGATTGCCTTGAGCGCGAGACCGAGTTCCGGGCAGACCTCACCCGGCGCGCCGATGAGCCGAACGTTGCCGATCTCAACCAGCCCCACGCTCGT
Proteins encoded:
- a CDS encoding DUF4398 domain-containing protein, producing the protein MRWPNWRPGELTSHRTRFSLSGEMTSTIHYLFVRRIPATIVLLIVAGMLATACASDRAIRDAEAALAMAREAHADYLAPGEFRSAENWLAEAHVRLRAADHDAAQSYAQFAEGQANAALFVAKRYGTDQPVGPPPPEPSSPRDDDVENRMEGDEP